In Papaver somniferum cultivar HN1 chromosome 1, ASM357369v1, whole genome shotgun sequence, a genomic segment contains:
- the LOC113297828 gene encoding pentatricopeptide repeat-containing protein At4g33990-like, which produces MFLRKRRFGVVSHTDLIPKLIPLIRSFNSFSYSSSTNVVDETSTNYEFDFNQLFISCNKSIHLAKRLHALLLVSGEAKNIYFSTKLVNLYAFLGDICSSRITFEQIRTKNVFAWNSMISAFVHNGCSREAINCYYRLLVTSSSRVRPDFYTFPVVLKACGDLVDGKKVHCWVLKLGFCLDLFIDASLIHMYSKFGFVTDARKVFDVMRVRDKGTWNAMISGFCQNGNAVEALGVFEEMRMEGVQLDSTTVSSILPVCAPLGEGLKGILVHVYAIKHGLEFDVFVSNALINMYAKLGELVSSRKVFGQMIARDLVSWNSLISAYEQNNDPISALKLFSEMMENKFQPDVFTLVSLASVVAQCGDDHKSRSVHGFIMRRSWMCEDSFIENAILDMYAKLGCIDLARKVFQRMAFKDVISWNTLITGYAQNGLASEAVEVFREMEGCKAIVPDQGTLVSVLPAFSHLGSLQHGMRVHGYSIKIGLCMDIFVGTCLIDLYVKCGRLDDAMLLFKQVPRRSSVPWNAIISGHGIHGDGEVALKIFGEMQDDGVKPDHVTFVSVLSACSHAGLVEQGQSCFQLMQQKYGIEPSLKHYGCMVDLLGRAGQVDIAYDFIKNMPIRPDASVWGALLGACKIHHNEELGKVASAQLFEVDPENIGYYVLVSNMYASSGKWDGADKVRSLARDRGLRKTPGWSSIEVNKKVDVFYSGNQSHPQCEEIYKELGGLLSKMKSLGYVPDYSFVLQDVEDDEKEHILTSHSERLAIAYGIINTPPKTPIQIFKNLRVCGDCHNATKLISKITERDIIVRDSNRFHHFRNGQCSCRDYW; this is translated from the coding sequence ATGTTTTTGCGTAAACGAAGATTTGGGGTAGTATCACATACTGATTTAATTCCAAAGTTAATTCCTTTAATCCGATCTTTTAACTCATTTTCATATTCTTCGTCAACTAATGTTGTTGATGAAACTAGTACTAACTATGAATTTGATTTCAATCAACTGTTCATTTCCTGCAACAAAAGTATTCATCTTGCCAAACGTCTCCATGCTCTTCTTCTCGTATCCGGTGAGGCTAAAAACATATATTTCTCTACGAAACTCGTAAACCTCTACGCGTTCCTTGGTGATATCTGTTCCTCTAGAATTACATTTGAGCAAATTCGTACGAAAAATGTGTTTGCTTGGAATTCAATGATTTCTGCTTTTGTACATAATGGCTGTTCTCGTGAAGCTATTAATTGTTATTATCGATTGTTGGTAACATCGTCGTCTAGAGTTCGCCCTGATTTTTATACATTTCCTGTTGTTTTAAAAGCTTGTGGAGATTTAGTTGATGGAAAGAAGGTACATTGTTGGGTTCTGAAACTTGGGTTTTGCTTAGATTTATTTATAGATGCTTCTTTGATTCATATGTATTCGAAGTTTGGGTTTGTTACTGATGCTCGTAAAGTGTTTGACGTAATGAGGGTACGGGATAAAGGTACTTGGAATGCAATGATATCGGGGTTTTGTCAAAATGGGAACGCAGTGGAAGCTTTGGGTGTATTTGAGGAGATGAGAATGGAAGGAGTTCAGTTGGATAGCACGACTGTCTCGAGCATACTCCCTGTTTGTGCTCCACTTGGTGAGGGATTGAAGGGGATTTTGGTTCATGTGTATGCTATTAAGCATGGTCTTGAATTCGATGTGTTTGTTTCTAATGCTTTAATTAATATGTATGCCAAGTTAGGTGAGTTGGTTTCCTCAAGGAAGGTATTTGGTCAAATGATCGCAAGAGACTTAGTGTCATGGAACTCCTTAATATCTGCGTATGAGCAGAACAATGACCCCATTTCTGCTCTCAAGCTTTTTTCGGAGATGATGGAGAACAAGTTTCAGCCTGATGTGTTTACCTTGGTAAGCCTGGCTTCTGTTGTGGCTCAGTGTGGGGATGACCATAAAAGCCGGTCGGTTCATGGTTTCATTATGAGGCGAAGTTGGATGTGCGAAGACAGCTTCATTGAAAATGCTATTCTGGATATGTATGCTAAGCTGGGCTGTATAGATTTGGCACGTAAGGTCTTTCAGAGGATGGCTTTTAAAGATGTAATATCTTGGAATACTCTGATCACTGGATATGCTCAAAATGGTCTAGCTAGCGAAGCTGTCGAGGTTTTCCGTGAAATGGAAGGGTGTAAAGCAATTGTGCCAGATCAAGGGACCTTGGTTAGCGTTTTACCAGCTTTCTCTCATTTAGGATCCTTGCAACATGGAATGAGAGTTCATGGTTATTCAATAAAAATTGGTCTTTGTATGGATATCTTTGTGGGCACTTGTCTTATAGATTTGTACGTTAAGTGCGGGAGGTTGGATGATGCAATGTTGTTATTCAAACAAGTGCCCCGGAGAAGTTCTGTTCCCTGGAATGCCATAATATCTGGTCATGGTATCCACGGAGATGGTGAAGTTGCTCTGAAAATCTTTGGAGAAATGCAAGATGATGGAGTTAAGCCAGATCATGTTACTTTTGTTTCCGTCTTGTCAGCTTGTAGCCATGCCGGTTTGGTAGAACAAGGGCAGAGTTGCTTCCAACTGATGCAGCAGAAATATGGTATTGAGCCTAGTTTGAAGCATTATGGATGCATGGTTGACTTGCTAGGTCGAGCTGGTCAAGTGGACATTGCCTATGACTTTATCAAGAATATGCCTATCCGACCTGATGCTTCTGTTTGGGGTGCTCTTCTAGGTGCTTGTAAGATTCATCATAATGAAGAATTAGGTAAAGTAGCTTCAGCACAGTTGTTTGAAGTTGATCCGGAGAATATTGGCTATTATGTTCTGGTGTCAAATATGTATGCAAGTAGTGGGAAATGGGATGGAGCTGACAAAGTAAGATCATTGGCAAGAGATAGGGGACTGAGAAAGACTCCTGGGTGGAGTTCAATTGAAGTGAACAAAAAGGTTGATGTTTTTTACTCAGGAAACCAATCCCATCCCCAGTGTGAGGAGATTTACAAAGAATTGGGAGGTTTGTTGTCTAAAATGAAGAGCCTTGGTTATGTGCCAGATTACAGTTTTGTGTTGCAGGATGTTGAGGATGATGAAAAGGAACATATATTAACAAGTCACAGTGAAAGGTTGGCTATTGCATATGGGATTATCAACACCCCACCAAAGACTCCTATTCAGATCTTTAAAAACTTGCGGGTTTGTGGGGATTGTCACAATGCTACTAAACTGATATCGAAAATTACTGAGAGGGACATCATTGTGAGGGATTCTAATCGCTTCCATCATTTCAGAAATGGGCAATGCTCCTGTAGAGATTACTGGTGA